CAGgatgctgaggaggaagaggaggaggaggagagtgaagaatatgatgatgataacagttCATATAGCGAGAGCATTGTGGAGCCTGACTCTgggaacaccaagaaaaaaggtgagaaaaaaaaggcatggccTTATGATAAATCATGGGAATTCAAAGGTGAGTCATGCATCGAGGCTTTTATTCGGACTTTCACAGAAGGGAGGGTTTTCGAGGGCACAACGTTTATAGCCCATAATTCAAAAGGTTATGATGGATATTTCATTCTCAATCAGCTAGTCAAAGAAAAACTAGAGGTAGAACTTATTACTCAAGGTGGAAAACTTATAACAATAGCCGTGCCGGCTCTTGATATAAAATTCCTGGATTCTCTATGTCATTTACCAATGGGGTTGTCAAAATTACCCAAATGCCTAGGCCTCAGGCAGGAGTCTAAGGGTTATTTCCCTCATTACTTCAACACCCCTGAAAATGAACAGTATGAGGGCCCCCTACCACCACCCGAAGCTTATGGAGTGCAACACATGATGCCTTCTGAGCAGAAGGCTTTCTTAAAGTGGCATGAGGAGAATAAGACAAAAACCTTCAACCTGCAGCGAGAATTGGCTGCCTACTGCCAgcaggatgttaacatcctggTACAGGCCTGCACAAAGTATCGCCATGAAATTATGACCCTGACAAAGAAGAGGGTGAAAGGGTACGACGGGGAATATGATTGGTTTGCCATAGACCCTCTTCAATACCCCACCCTAGCTGGCGTGTGTCTTAGCATGTACAAGTTCaaatttctgaagaaaaataaaatagcaatcccACATCCAGACAACTATCACCGCCAGTGCAAACGCTATTCATCTGCATCGATACAGTGGCTGTCTTATATTGCCCATAAAGAAAAAACCAGGGTACAGCACGCCTTGAATGGTGGGGAAATTTGTATCGATTCTCTTTATGTAGATGGTTATATGGTTCTTAACGGCAGGGGCATATGTTTAGAGTTCCTGGGATGTTTTTTCCACGGCTGTGCCCTCTGTTACCATTCTGAGGATTGGAATCCTCTGTTAGGAAAAACCTATGGGGCTCTTTTCAATGCTACACAGGAAAGGACAGCCGTTTTGAGAAGCAAGGGTTTTGAAGTCAGATCAGTTTGGGAGCATGAATGGAAAGAGATGGTAAGAAGCGACAGCGCTGTCAAAAATTACCTTGCTTCAGCTGATTTTCCAGAGCCCTTAGTACCTAGGGAAGCTCTCTTTGGGGGTCGTACAAACGCGATCCGTTTGTACTACAGAGCTAAACCGGAAGAGCAGATTCTTTACTATGATTTTACCAGCCTTTACCCCTATGTCAACAAAACTAAAGAGTATCCTCTGGGACACCCCAAAATCATATTTGAGAATTTTGAACATGTGTCTGCATACTTTGGTTTCGTAAAGGCGAAAATATCACCACCAAGAGGtctcttttttccagtgttgCCCACCAGGGTTGGTGGAAAACTTATGTTTGTGCTGTGTGCCACCTGTGCAGAAAGCCGCCAGAGAGACCCTTGTAAACATACTGATGAGGAGAGAGCCTTGATGGGTACCTGGTGTACTATCGAACTGAACGTTGCCATAAAAAAGGGGTACAAGGTTTTGAAAATCTTTGAGGTGTGGCATTTTGAAAGCAGATCGGCGGACCTGTTTTCAAATTACATAGAGCTACACCTTCGCCACAAACAGGAAGCATCGGGCTATCCCGCCTGGTGTGTCAGCGAAggagataaaaacaaatatattgatgattataaaaagaaagaggggatatccCTACGTAAAGATAAAATTGCTGTAAATCCCGCAAAAAGACAGATAGCCAAACTGTTTCTAAACTCTCTGTGGGGAAAGTTTGGTCAGAGAACGAATCTGCCTAACACTCAGGTGGTCAGAGATCCGGATGAATATTTCAACCTCCTATTTTCAGAGTCTTACACAGTGTCAATGTTTGAATTTTTGGCGGATGATGCTGTCTGTGTGACATGGAAACATGAGGCTGACAGATTAGCCACCAAGGGTAGGAAAAATGAATTCATAGCCTGCTTTACCACTGCTTATGCACGTCTGGAGCTTTACAATCTGCTTGACAAACTGCAGGATAGAGTTCTCTATCACGATACAGACTCTGTCATTTTTGTACAACGGGAGGGTGAATGGAAACCCCCCTTAGGGGACTACCTGGGGGATCTCACGAGTGAAGTTCCTGAAGGCTTGCACATTACAGAATATGTGTCCGGAGGACCTAAAACTTATGGGTATAAACTCAGTGATGGTAGTGCGTGCATGAAGGTCAAAGGGATCACACTGAACGTTGCTaactctgaaaaaattaattttgatagtCTCAGGGATTTGGTTTTTACGTACGATTCTGACAACCGAGATGGTTCACCCCGTGAAATAGTGGTAGAGCAACCAGGAATTGTTAGGGATAAGCGCCAGTGGTTGATTCATACAAAGCTTTTaagaaaaactcaaaaggtggtttatgacaaaagagtTATTGTCGAAGACTTTAAAACCCTGCCTTATGGCTACTGAACTGAAGATGTTGTGGGTTCATCCTTTTTCAGCTATCCTAGCAGGGCCGAGCGGATGTGGAAAAacgttttttataaaaaatatgctGGACAACGCGcgcaatgtattttctgacatgcctgaaaatattatctgGTGTTATGGCTGTTGGCAACCTGTATATAAGACTCTTCTCTGTAAATATCCCTGTATTCGTTTTGTAGAAGGTTTGCCGgaaaagtttgatgatgatgttctgttaCCCCCAACTAAAATAAACTTCTTGATTTTGGACGATTTGATGCAGTATGCCTCTGataataaggaagtggaaaagttatttacacaatatgtgcatcacaggaacgtaagtgtttttttaattactcagaaCATTTTTTCACAGGGAAGGGCCGCTCGAAGCATTAGTCTGAACGCCAAGTTTTTAGTCCTCTTTAAAAATCCCAGGgataagcagcaaattgccacactaGCCCATCAGATGTATCCACGAAACGGACAGTTCTTCATGGAAGCATTTGCAGATGCGACAAGACCTCCTCACGGTTATCTGTTGGTAGATTTAAATGCCAATACTCCTGAACCTTACAGACTGAGAACAGGACTTTTCCCTCCTGACTGGCCTGTGGTCTATACATTGAAGAAATCTGCTTCAGGTAACAAAAGACGGTTGTTTTGAGCCCTTTTCTTTATTGACGCCTGTTCGGCAACCAGATAACATGTCTGAATGTATAAGGCGAAACCTCCCGCTTTTGAAACTCCTTATTAAGGCCCCACTGCgacagagaaaagccattttatgtgctgcCTCGGATGATCTGGTCACGGCCATTTCAGAAATTGCTCTGAATACTTTAAAAGGGAAGATAGCTCTAACACCTCATCAGGtacgtgttttaaagaagaaacgaaCACTAATTAAAACCTTGAGTAACAAGAGGGTCCCCCTACGGAGGAAAAAATACCTGGTGAAGCAGTCTGGC
This sequence is a window from Pogona vitticeps strain Pit_001003342236 chromosome 4, PviZW2.1, whole genome shotgun sequence. Protein-coding genes within it:
- the LOC144589205 gene encoding uncharacterized protein LOC144589205, whose product is MAIPPKRFKDGERPGTSKSATPPALKGSKSSGGDGCKNPAKPRMARGSEIGERPGCSKPWNPQALKGAKATGGDGGKKPAKSQAVQGRKKEGLFEIDGNALAVYTSKIVCWYKNFQMIFNMINTAKDCLDQLMIEMPEMKNICDAIKNMDHFSCAMSSQIQIGLGYPDVKQTTKRGTMRRGHPGHQPGKKKGRKPSTAKLYWHNRVVKLLRGAKKMLARRKRAYLPSSCTKPQEHPPGSALQTPENSGAIDINNQESQEYPPGGSLPSSCTQSQEHPPDSSLQTPENSGAVGINNQESQEYPPGGSLTSSCTQSQEHPPGSALQTPEHDAENPPVYAEITNRWGWENERFHTIHIAQEFRFVNLEHVTSYAQAVSALHIAVQDVLNVVNESLEPGDCVQLRFEGGNMQKPLFSVKKVKGALDADEFLSNLANLLQSNMELCLDGVLRLVVTIVRPPRGGSRPRALRSIPYSAIINKKRKHLIDFTDVNSKLCFGASLVRVMSNKVPTDAELAHGALQLYQAVHWPVDKEVSLSDIPLFEDHLQVNIQIAHYGDKGWGLFKPQGHKYTQTYTLLLHDNHFYGVLNIKGLFGARNYCQYCHKLYSHIHDCIFFCRLCLRKDCASNVNIMKKCKCCKMKCRSRECLELHTKLAAENKVPCTYRKFCEDCGRFQNAEHFTKDCIGRVCNICWAPRGEEVNHFCFMRPLKEPKISTHYIFYDIESRQDTGLHIPNYCYARSFWGETVRHFKKESSVKKGVPDWIKDILEQDAEEEEEEEESEEYDDDNSSYSESIVEPDSGNTKKKGEKKKAWPYDKSWEFKGESCIEAFIRTFTEGRVFEGTTFIAHNSKGYDGYFILNQLVKEKLEVELITQGGKLITIAVPALDIKFLDSLCHLPMGLSKLPKCLGLRQESKGYFPHYFNTPENEQYEGPLPPPEAYGVQHMMPSEQKAFLKWHEENKTKTFNLQRELAAYCQQDVNILVQACTKYRHEIMTLTKKRVKGYDGEYDWFAIDPLQYPTLAGVCLSMYKFKFLKKNKIAIPHPDNYHRQCKRYSSASIQWLSYIAHKEKTRVQHALNGGEICIDSLYVDGYMVLNGRGICLEFLGCFFHGCALCYHSEDWNPLLGKTYGALFNATQERTAVLRSKGFEVRSVWEHEWKEMVRSDSAVKNYLASADFPEPLVPREALFGGRTNAIRLYYRAKPEEQILYYDFTSLYPYVNKTKEYPLGHPKIIFENFEHVSAYFGFVKAKISPPRGLFFPVLPTRVGGKLMFVLCATCAESRQRDPCKHTDEERALMGTWCTIELNVAIKKGYKVLKIFEVWHFESRSADLFSNYIELHLRHKQEASGYPAWCVSEGDKNKYIDDYKKKEGISLRKDKIAVNPAKRQIAKLFLNSLWGKFGQRTNLPNTQVVRDPDEYFNLLFSESYTVSMFEFLADDAVCVTWKHEADRLATKGRKNEFIACFTTAYARLELYNLLDKLQDRVLYHDTDSVIFVQREGEWKPPLGDYLGDLTSEVPEGLHITEYVSGGPKTYGYKLSDGSACMKVKGITLNVANSEKINFDSLRDLVFTYDSDNRDGSPREIVVEQPGIVRDKRQWLIHTKLLRKTQKVVYDKRVIVEDFKTLPYGY